The Podarcis raffonei isolate rPodRaf1 chromosome 2, rPodRaf1.pri, whole genome shotgun sequence genome window below encodes:
- the LOC128407486 gene encoding melanin-concentrating hormone receptor 1-like — protein sequence MAVENCSGASFPMNSSDFPARNRSMVERPTPYTNVIMPSLFGIICFLGIVGNLIVIYTIIKKKKLRCKQTVPDIFIFNLSIVDLLFLLGMPFLIHQLLGNGAWYFGAPLCTIITALDTNSQITSTNILTVMTLDRYLATVYPLKSTYVRTPCVAALVIGLVWLLSLLTIIPVWMYAGLMPLEDGSARCALLLPNPETDIYWFTIYQFMLAFAIPLFIICVVYFKILQHMATTVVPLPQRSLRVRTKKVTRMAVAICSAFFICWAPFYILQLVHLGIDTPSVAFFYAYNFAISLGYANSCLNPFLYIALSETFKRQFMVAIRPAKEQFRVNNNNNSTTEASVCLKLAPESTQQTQFLEDFSPHSLPVTVAVH from the coding sequence TGGTGGAAAGGCCGACTCCCTACACCAATGTGATCATGCCGAGTTTGTTTGGCATCATTTGCTTCCTCGGCATCGTCGGGAACCTCATTGTGATCTACACCAttatcaagaagaagaagttgaggTGCAAACAGACAGTGCCCGACATCTTCATCTTCAACCTCTCCATTGTGGACCTGCTTTTCCTGCTGGGGATGCCTTTCCTCATCCACCAACTCCTTGGCAACGGGGCCTGGTATTTTGGAGCTCCTTTATGCACCATCATCACCGCTCTAGACACCAACAGCCAGATCACCAGCACCAACATCCTGACAGTCATGACCTTGGACCGTTACCTGGCCACCGTCTATCCTCTGAAGTCCACTTACGTCCGGACGCCGTGTGTGGCAGCCTTAGTGATTGGCCTGGTGTGGCTCCTCTCTCTCCTGACTATCATCCCAGTGTGGATGTACGCAGGGCTGATGCCTTTGGAGGATGGGAGTGCCCGCTGTGCCCTTTTGCTTCCCAATCCTGAGACTGATATTTACTGGTTCACCATCTACCAGTTCATGCTCGCTTTTGCCATCCCACTGTTCATCATCTGCGTGGTCTACTTTAAGATCCTCCAGCATATGGCTACCACTGTGGTGCCCTTGCCCCAGAGGAGCCTCCGGGTACGTACCAAGAAGGTCACCCGAATGGCAGTTGCCATCTGCTCTGCTTTCTTCATTTGCTGGGCGCCCTTCTACATCCTTCAGCTGGTGCATCTGGGCATAGACACCCCTTCCGTGGCCTTCTTCTATGCCTACAACTTTGCCATCAGCTTGGGCTATGCCAACAGTTGCCTCAATCCCTTCCTCTACATTGCCCTGAGCGAGACCTTCAAGCGCCAATTCATGGTGGCCATTCGTCCGGCCAAGGAACAGTTCcgggtcaacaacaacaacaacagcacaacaGAAGCCAGCGTGTGCCTGAAGCTTGCCCCAGAATCCACCCAGCAGACTCAGTTTCTGGAGGACTTTTCTCCGCACTCGTTGCCTGTGACAGTTGCCGTTCACTGA